The stretch of DNA TATCTCTCGAACCAATTGAAGAACTTTTCCAGAATAGTCATTGCCTTTTTCGTCAGTTGTTTCCCCATTCAATATTCGATCTACATCCATAGAAAGCAACTCTTCTAAGGTAATATGTTTTTGCTCAAAATTACTTTGGCTTGTTCTAAATTTGGACTGTATTAAGGAAATTACTTTTTTATCCGTATCAATGTAGTACCCATCTATTCCGCCATCTTGCGTACCATCTGTAATAAAATGCTCTCTTTCGGTGAAGTCCAAAATGCCATGGCTCACTAATAAATATAAATGGATGAAGGCACGAGATCTTGCCTGATTAACTTTCTCTATATCCGCTTTGTCGGGTTGGTATTTTTGTTTGAATTTTGTTTCAATAGATTCATCTCGAATCTTATCCAAGATATTAAGGAGAGTTTGATATTTACTCATTGATGCCTCCAACTACCATATCGCAATTAACAAATGGATCTGACTTTATACATTATTTTATGTTTATTACATTTTTTAACGCAAAGAGGTTTTTCATATTCCAAGAGACCAACGACAAAGGTCGATTTAAGAATTCTTCCCAAAGAGACCGACAAAAATATGACCCGCCTCAGCGCTTTAATGACTTCACAAAACCCAGACACGGCTGGTATGATTGAAAAAGATATGAGAAATGATGGGTTGAAATCGTCAAAAATTCTTTTACTTTCTGCCTTAACACTAACTAATGGTTTTTTGGTCAGCTGCAGTCTTTTTGATAAAAAACCACCCGCTCACACCCGCATGGCTCAGATCACAAAGCAGAAAGTCTTTTTTGCTAATTCTGACGCCGTTTGGAGAGCCGCGCACAACGTGATCAAGTACCCCATCGCCGTGGAAAACCAAGACAACGGCGTGATGGAAACAGAATACATCAAAGGCATTGATGGATGGCTTGCGCCGGGGGAACAACGCTCCCCTTCAAGTGGGATTCGTTACAAGCTGACCCTGACCTTTGCTAAAGGGAAGGCCGATGGACGCGATTCCACGCGAGTTACGATCGACAAAAAAATGGAAATTTTAAGGGACTTCTTTTCTGAACCAGAAACGATGGAAACAGACGGCTTAGAAGAAAAAATCATCTTTTACCGTATCGAGCGCGAGCTTGTGATCGCCGACGCCTTGAAACGCGCCAATTAATCTTATAATTGAATATTTTCTTTACGAACGTAGTCTTTCCAAAGACCGACGGACTTAGCCACGTTGGCTTCTTCGCCCAATTTCACGCCGGTCAGTTTTTCTAAACCACGGATGGCGTTGGCCTGAACTTGGATATCGTTGTCCGATAAAAGCTGAGCAAAGATCTTTAACTCACGATCCAAAGGTTTCTTATTTAAAATGCCAATGATCTGAGGACGGATCCACAGGCTTTGGGTGTTTTTAAAGTTATAGTTTTGATTGAGCTCATCCCATAAAAGATCACGTGTTGTCGGGTTCGTGCTTTTTTCTAAAGCTTGCACGGCTGCGGAACGAACAACTAAGGCCTTATCTTTTAAAAGCTGCTTTGCTAAAACTTCGCCTTGCGCGGGGTTGACTTCATTTAACGCCACAAGCGCGGCATTGCGCATGTACCACTCGCGATTCGATCCGGCTTTCATCAAATCAGCCGTCGCTCTTTCACGGCGAGATTCTGCCGCCGCAGTTAAAGCTCTCCAACGAACGGACATCGGTTGCTTGTCGTTAAAGGCTAAAGTGATAAAGCTTTCATAGTGTTTTTCGCCCACCTCGCCAATCAGCATGCGACGGTTTTCTGCGGGCAAATTAAGAACTTCCATGGCCGAAGTTAAAGTACTAGATGAAGGTCTTGTGTTGGCTGCCAAAACACTTGAACAAAGTAGAGTAAACCCAAGAGATGCCACGAAGATCTGTTTCATATTTAGCTCTTTTTGTTGCCAACGAAGTCTTCAAACTGATCCATCAGCTTGTCGGTGTCGTCAGGGTTGGAGGTTGCTTTGGCTGTCCCGTCACCCGCTTTTTCGGCGGCTTTATCCAAGGCTGCCTTTTGCTGGCCTTCAACGGCCGCGGCGAATTCTTTCATCAAGTCATCATCAATAACGCTGGCTTCTTCAGGAGTGAGCGAATCAGGTTGCGCGGCCAATTCGGCTAATGCTTCGGGAGCTGGCTCAGGATCTGGCACCGCCGCTAATTTTGGAGCCACCGGTTCTGAAACTGGTTCCGGCGCCGGGGGCGCTGCGGCCGGTGTCGGAGCTTCGGGAGCCGCCGTGGCTGGAGCTTGTGCTCCCGACTTTAAAGACTCGATCTGTTTTTTAAGATCATCATTTTCTTCGCGGTATTTTGAAAGATCGGCGATGTCTTCACTGATGATTTCATATTCCGCTAAACGAGCTTCAAGATCTTTAATTTTATTATCAAACTCGTTGCGCTCTTCCGCACTCATCCCCGCAGCAGCTGGAGCGGCCGGTGCAGCAGCGGCACCCCCCGCACTTGCGGCGGCGGCAGCCTCATTTTTAGCGGCCGTCAATTGCTCTTGGGCTTGGGCTAACTGAGTTCTTAGGATTTCCATTTTCTTCGTACTTTCAGAAAGACTTGCACGAAGTTGAGCGGCCTCGGCCGTGGCTTCACCGCCCCCTGCGCTCGAGGCATCACCCGATGCGGGTGCATGTTCCGGAACTTCGACAGGCACACTGAGGTCGTCGGAGTTTGCTGAAAGCTTTGCACCCAGGGATTGATTTTCTAAAATTTTTTGCAGCGTTTTTTCTAACTGAGCCGCGTCAAGATTTTGATTTCCAGCAGTCGCGTGGCCTTCCGCCCCTTCGGACTTGTTACCAAAAAAGCTGCGATACGCCAAAAACAGCGAAAGCAAAACAACCAAGGCGATAAGGCCTTCAATAATAGAGGTATTGTGATGATCCCAGAACAGGAGAAATTTTTCGATTGTCACCAGGTAATTCTCTCTTACCAAGTAGCTGCCGTCAACGCTAAGAGCTGACTAGACCTAGGGAGGTCCATACGATATGGTGACGCTGATAGGGCGGTGATATGAAAACCTATGATTTAATTCTTAAAGGCGGAACCTGTTTACTTCCCAACCCTTCGGGAACAGGTCTTATCGAACAACTGGCCGACGTTGCGATTTCAAACGGACGCATCGAAAAAATAGCGGACCTCATTAACGAACCTGCCGCTAAAGTCATGAACCTGAAAGGCCTTCATGTCCTGCCTGGAGTGATCGATAGCCAAGTTCATTTTCGCGAACCCGGTCTTGAACACAAAGAAGACCTTGAAACCGGCACTCGAGCCGCAGTTTTAGGTGGTGTCACCACGATTTTTGAAATGCCTAACACCAATCCTTCAACGACGACGAAAGAAGCCTTTGAAGACAAATTAAATCGCGCTAAAAATCGCGCGCATGCCAATTACGCGTTTTTTATGGGCGGCGCTCACGATAACGTTGATAAAATCGCGCAGCTTGAAATGCTGCCACATTGTTCGGGTGTCAAAATATTTATGGGCAGCTCCACCGGAACATTGCTGGTCGAAGACGACGACACCTTAGAAAAAATCTTAATGCAAGGCCATCGTCGAGTCATCTTTCACAGCGAAGATGAAATGCGCTTAAGAGAGCGCAAACACATCGCTGTCGAAAAAGCCGATCCGCATTTCCATCACGTGTGGAGAGACGTAGAAACGGCCGTGAATTCCACCCGAAGACTTTTGCGCTTGGCTCGAAAAACCGGTCGCCGTATTCACGTGCTGCATATTTCAACAGGCGATGAAATGGAGATGTTAAAAGAGGCCAAAGACATCGCCACTGTTGAAGTTCTTCCTCAGCATCTGACTTTATTTGCGCCGGACTGTTACGACAAGCTGGGCACATACGCTCAACAAAATCCGCCCATCCGTGAAAAGCATCATCTTGAACGCATCTGGAAAGCCGTTCTTGATGGCACGGTGGACGTGATTGGTTCCGATCACGCGCCACACACTAAGGAAGAAAAAAATCGTCCCTACCCTGCCAGTCCTTCGGGCGTTCCGGGAGTGCAAACCTTAGTGCCAATTATGTTAAATCATGTCCATGAAGGCCGTATGCCATTAAAACGTTTTGTAGAAATGGTGACCGAAAATCCACGGAAAGTTTTTGGTGTCAAAAACAAAGGCCGCTTAGAAGTGGGCTATGATGCCGACATCACCGTGGTGGATTTAAAGAAAAAGAAAACCATCACCAATGATTGGATTGCCAGCCGTTGCGGATGGACACCGTTTGATGGCATGCAAGTCACCGGTTGGCCCACGCACACGATTGTCGGCGGTCACATTGTGATGGAAAATGATCAGGTCGTTATGCCGTCGATGGGTCAAGCCGTGGACTTTATAGAGACTTCGAAATGAATTCGAAAGCCCTAGGATTTTTCTTTGGCGGGTTATTACCCGTCATCGCCTTTACGGTGATTGAAGAATATTACGGTGTGATGGCCGGTCTTCTGGCCGGAATGGTTTTTGGCTGTGGCGAGATTATTTTTGAACTTTATAAATATAAAAAAATTCAGCGCATCACTTTGATTGGCAATGGCCTTTTAATTGGCCTGGGTGTGATCTCGCTGATTTCTTCAGAAGGCATTTGGTTTAAACTGCAGCCTGCCATCATGGAAGGCATTTTTGCGATCGTGCTGTGGGGCTCATGGGCCCTAAAAAAGCCATTATTAGTGTATTTAGCCGAACAACAAGGACATCAATTTCCCTTGATCATTAAAGAAAAAATGAGTGGGTTCACATTCCGAATCGGAGTCTTCTTCGCTATCCATGCGGCTTTAGCGACCTGGGCCGCGTTTTCGTGGAGCACGCGCGACTGGGCGCTGTTAAAGGGAGTTGGACTGACGGTTAGTTTTGTCCTGTATCTTGTCATTGAGGGTTTCATCCTGCGGCGGTCTATTCGTAAAATAGACTGATGAAAAGAATTATATTTTCGTTATTCGCCGTTTTTATTTTATCCACCACCGCCTGCTCCCGCGGGGAATTCCTGTTCCGCTTTGCGGATGATTATGCCGCATCTAAGGCCGATCGTTATTTTGATTTAACATCGGCTCAGAAAAAAGAATTTAAAATAGAAATCCGTAAAGATATTGATACTGGCAAAAAAGAAGCTTTTCCTAAAATGGCAAATCGCCTTCGTCAGTTAGAAAAAGATATCAAATCTGATGATGTGGATCCCGCAGTTTTCACCAAGGCCTTTAACGAAATTGAAAAACAAGTCAAAGGCATTGGCGTGTACTTTCAAGACACCGCGATTAAAACATCGTTAAATCTATCCCAAGCTCAAGTGGAACACTTTGCCAATGAAGTGCGCGAAGATATCGCCAAAGAAGAAAAAGATCCCGCAGAGGCTACCGAGAAAGTTGAAAAACGCTATCGCAAAAATATTGAATACTTTGTCGGCAGCGTGACTCGCGAACAAAATAAAATGATCCAAAGCTTTTTAGATAAAAATCCTTACCCTTGGCGCTTACAGAACCGCAGCCAAGAACATGTGGTGAAACAATTCGTGGTCGCAGCCCAAAGCCCCGATACGCGCAAGGCCTTCGTTGAAAAGTTCGCCAAAGACTATGAATCTGTGCGCTTGCCAGAATACAGAAAAGCCTTGAGTGAACATCAAGCGGCATTTATTAGCTTCCTGACAAATGATTTTTGGAAATCGATGTCTAAAGAACAAAAAAAGACTTTCAAAGAAAACCTGATAGCGCGGGCCGAACAGTTAGAGCGTATTGCAAAGCAATAGATAGCAACAAAACACAGGCTTGATAATCGAAACAAGACAAGCCATATTTAAACCCTCGATGGAGATTTAAATATGGCTCGGTTTTTTTGGATTATTCTCACTCTATTTTCCCCGTCTGCTTTTGCCCACGTGAAGTGGTTTACACGCGAAAGTTTCGCTAAACCGCCGATCACTTTTGCGGATTTAAATACTCCGACCTTTTGGAATCTTTTTGTCCTTTCCATGTTCACTTTGGCGTCTTTAGTGTGGTTAGATCGCAGGCTTGAATCTTGGGGCACTTACCGCAAGATGAACGAATACTTTGATCAGTTTACTTCGCGCGCGACTTTGATTTTGCGTGTCTTTACGGGTGCTTCGATTTTACTTTCTTGGCAGGTGGATTCGATGATCGCGCCTGAATTGCATCTATATTCCAGTGGCTGGGGTTGGTATCAATTCGCCTTGGCCTTGTTGTTATTATTCCGTGTCACCACGCCCGTTGCTGGTGCAGGCATGGTGGTCCTTTATATTTTTGCCGCGACCCAGTACGGCATTTATCACCTGCTTGATTACGTCGTTTATTTGGCGATTGGTATTTTCTTATTTCTTTCAAACAGCACCGACAAGCGCATTAAAGACCTGCGCATTCCGGTTTTATACTCAGGCCTTGGATTTTCACTTTGCTGGGTGGCGATGGAAAAACTGTTCTTCCCCAATTGGGGATTAGACGTTTTACAACAACAGCCCGCTTTAACCATGGGCTTGCCGCCAGAATTTTTCTTAATGGCTTGCGCGTTTGTGGAAATGAGCTTGGGTTATTTGTTAATTATTTGCTTATTGCAAAGACCTTTGGCTCTAGTGATCACGATCGTGTTCTTTACGACCACTGCTTTTTTTGGAAAAACGGAAGTGGTGGGCCACACCTTACTGCACGGCGCCTTGTTGGTTTTCGTCGTTGTCGGTCAACGCGGGACTTATCAGCCGCCGATTGCCTTTCATAAAAACTTGGGCCTGCGCATGGCCTTTGCCTCGGTGAACTTTGCCATTCTTTTTGCGCTACTCGCGTATCCGTATCATAGGCTTTCACAACAAGCTTACGATAAACACCAGCACATGATGCAAGAAGCTCACGGCCATGCCGAAGAAAGCCATTCTGACGGAAGCCGTTAAACGGCAATAAAAAAGCCTTCTCTTTTATGAGAAGGCTTTTTAGTTTTAAGTTTTAGGGCTTAAATTTTAAAAATTTTAAAGTTCGTGACCATTGCGGATGATTTCTAAGATTTCATCGGCATCTTTACCGTGAGAACAACCGGCGTGATCGTCGACCGGGATTGAGATCTCTGGATCAGCTTCAGAAACGACCGCAACGCCATTATAATCCAAACCTTTAGAACTTAGATAATCTTTGGCCCGGCTGCGAAGGCGTGACATTTGCGATCTTAGATCTTGAAACTTCGTCGAGTATACCGACAATGCCGAATAATCTGCGTAATCAAGATCTTCATAATAAGATCGCTTGAAAGTCGAAATTTCCACATCCAATTGATCAATAAAATCTGCCGTCTTTTTAGCTGAAGAAATCACGTAAGCCGCACCATTTAAACGCTGCTTATCTAAAACCATTTTCAATTGGCCGTTTTCAAGTTTTTCGCCCAGGATGGTTTCAATTGTCATTTCTTCTAAGAAATACTGTTTCACCAGTTCGATCATGGCGTCATTCATGTTTTTCAAAGTGACGTAAGTTTCTTTCACCGCCGTTTTTCGACTTGTGCCCGTCTTATAATCAATTGATCTTTTTTGCGAACCGTAAGTTGAATACAAGCTTAAAGCTTTTGTTTTAATCGCGTCACCCGAAAGGCCTTCTTCTTGAACTTGCGAATCAAACAAGTGATGCATGTATTCATGAACTAAAACCCACTTATTCGCATCAGAACGAACGATGATGGCAGCAAGGCCCTTTGTTGACGGCAGGCTGGTGGAGTTTTTAGAAAGATACAGGCCTAAAACGCCATTGTTTTGGTTAGCTTCACTGAATTTATTTTCTAAGTCAGACGGAGCCGACGGCAGCGCACTTGAAAATCCACACGTGCCCTCTTTGTAAGGACTTGTCTTATAAAAACGCACACCCGTGGTTTCTGCAAAACGAACGACTTCCGAACCGTTGGCCGCTAAAACTGGATTTAGTAAACTGACGTCGTATTTTTTACCGAAGTAGCTGGCTTGAATCTGTTTGTTCGCAGGCTTTACTAAGGCGTTAGGACCTTCACTATATCCATAAAGACAAGAGGCCTCGATGTAACCCGTAAGATCGTCCTTAGGTTTGGTTTCTTTTTTTGAACCACCCAAAGCCGCCATCAAAACTAGTGTATTCGGCGCGCACGCCGTCCCCGATAAACCCACCACAGCAGCCAACGCCATCACTAAAGACTTCGTCATATCCATCCTTCATCCACCTTACATAAATTCGACCGGACGAGTTTTATCGCAAAGTCCGGCCGTTCGGGGAACGAAGTGAGGCGTAAGCATTCTTTTCTTAAGCTGTCCAACGGTTGGACATGAGATCGGCTTTAAAGTCCTTTATTTTCCAGTATAGGCCGTTGTCGATTTATTAGTCATAGCCTCTAAGGCCGTGAAGTGGTCTTGGGTTCTTTGGGTAATACCTTGATAGGCCGCTGAAAGTTCCAAAATCGTTGAAAGATCTGAACGCTGCGCCAGCTTCACCGCTTTTTTAGTCATTTGAACTGCGATCGGTGGGTTTTCAGCAATCTTTACGGCGATCCTTTGAGTTTCGGCTTCAAGATGGGCGGCCTCGGTAAAGTAATTAACCAAGCCCCAATTCTTCACCTCTTCGCCTGAAACCATTTCGCCGGTTAAAGACATTTGCATGGCCTTAGAATAGCCAATCACACGCTGTAAGAAAAAGGCTCCCCCATCACCTGGGACCAGGCCCAATTTCACAAACGTCTCACCAAATTTAGAGTTTTCACACCCCACACGCAGATCACACATCATCGCCAGATCACAACCTGCCCCAATAGCCGCCCCGTTCACCATCGCAATTAAGGGCTTAGAAAACTCTTCCATCACTTTCGGGATTTGCTGGATGCCGTGAATATAGCGCAAGCGCAGCTCGTTGCTTTCACCGGCAAACATACCAGTTTGTGCTTTCATGGCTTTCACATCGCCACCGGCGCAAAAGACATTCCCCTGCCCACGAATCACGACCACGCGAATGTTGGGATCTTGATCGGCTTCACGCAAAACTGTGGTTAACGAGGTCACCATTTCTAACGAAATAGCATTGCTAAATTCTTGGTTATCAAGACTGAGCCACAAAACAGAGTCGGCACGACTCGCTTTAAGATGAGTAAAAATCTGCGAATAAAATCCCATTGAAAAACTCCGACACGTTCAAAGTTTGTTTTCAGTTGTATCTTAAGTCCTAAACCATATTTTATTCAAGGAACTAAAAAATAAAAAAAGGCCCCCTTTATGGGAGCCTTTTAGACTTCTTATTTCTGTCTCTGATTTACTATTGGCAGAACGGAAGATCTGGTTGGATTTGGCAGATGATTTGGCAAAGTTGTGGATCGCCAAGTGGGCATTCGCCGGGTTCACCTGGGTTGCCTGGATCGCCACCACCCGGAGGTTGTGAAGGTGGATTTGAAGATTTAGCACCCACGTTCATATTCAATGTCGAAGCCGTTTTTCCGTCAGCATCAGTCACTGTGATCACAGTGGAACCGTTAGATACTGCCGTGAAAGTTCCGTTGTCAGAAACTGTGGCTACAGAAGCATTGCTAGAAGCAAACTTAAATGGCGCTTTACCATTTAGAACTTGCAACGGCAAAGTTTCAGAAGTTTTAACAGTCGCTGCAGAAGGAACGATCGTCATTTTTTTAGACATAACTGCATCAACCGCACCGTAAGCGTCTACGCGGCAGTTACAAGCCGTTTCGATAGCTACTTTAGCACCTGTTGTTTGCAAGATCGCGCGGATCTGTGCACCAGTTAGTGATTTATCTTGAGACTTCATCAAAGCCACAAGACCCGAAACTAGCGGAGTTGCCATTGAAGTCCCAGAAAGGTTTCCGTACTTATTGTTTGGCAAAGTGGACATGATGTTTTCGCCTGGAGCTGCTACGTGAACAGTCGCTGTTCCATAGTTTGACCAAGATGGTTTCGCGTCACCTGAACCAGAAGCTGCTACGGTGATAGAGTTCGGGAATCCGTTGTTTGCTGGATACATTTCAGTCACGTCGTTGTTTTTACCATCGTTCGCCGCTGCCGCTACGAAGATGATACCCGCGTCGTCAGCACGTTTCACGGCTTCAACTAGTGGTTGAGCTTGTGAACGAGACACTGCTGCACCCCAAGAAGCAGAGATCACGTCAACTTTTTTCTCAATCGCGTAATCGATCGCTTTGATCGCGTTGTTAAGGTCACCAGAACCACGCTCATCTAAGAAACGCAAAGGCATCATAGAGATGTCTGGAGCCAAACCAACGATACCACCGTCGATCAAACCCGTCGCGCCAACAGCACCGGCACAGTGAGTACCGTGACCAGGATTTTGGAAACCCGTTTTATCCATTGGATCTGCATCGTTTTCAGCAAAGTCGTAACCTGGAACCATGTTTGGAGCCAAGTTCGGATGGCGATAATCAACGCCCGTGTCAATAACTGCAACTAGAACAGATTTGTTCCCTTTGTTACCAGCACGTTGCCAAGCTTTTTCAGCTTGAACTTTAGAAATCGCCCATTGTTCTTTCAAAGCCGCCGCATCAACTGGTGCGGTGAAAGCATGGATCTTAAAGTTCGGCACAACATACTCAACACCTGGTTGAGACAGAAGACTTGCTAAGGCTTGAGCTTCGTGTTTTTTGTTGATGTCTACTTTTACAAGATTTGCACGTTCGTTGTGATCCGTCATTTGGATCGTCGCTACTTTCGTAGCTGTCATTGTAGTGATCATGTTAAGAGCGCCAGTATTGGTGTATTTCACCAAATACTCTCCGGCAAAAGCCTGAGACCCTAACAACAATGCACCTAAAAATAATGCACGTTTCATATTAAACCCCCTCCGTGGTGAAAAAATCATATTCAGATTTGCAACGCGATGGACAGGAAAATCTTTTAAAATCTTAAATTACTTTGACACGAACCAGCGAACATTGAACCCAGCGCTGATGTTTTTAAGAATGAATAACTTTGATTTTCAATACGACAACGCTAGAGGTCACGATGGATTTTGTTCACGCAATTATACTTGGAATAGTGGAAGGGATTACCGAATTTCTTCCGATCTCATCGACCGGCCACATGATTATTGCCAGCTCCTTGATGGGAATTGAAGACAATCAATTCACCAAAGCTTTTGAAGTCATCATTCAATTCGGAGCCATTTTGTCCGTTCTGGTTTTATACTGGAAACGCTTTTTACCGAACTGGAGCTTCTATAAAAAACTCTTCGTGGCATTTTTGCCGATCGCGATTATTGGTTTTTTTGCCAAAGATCTCGTCGAACATATGTTAGGAAGTGTTCAAGTTGTTGCGTGGTCCTTAATTATCGGTGGTGTTATTTTAGTGTGGTCTGACAGATGGTTTTCTCATCTGACCACCGAAGGGCAAGGGCGTACATTTAAGGACATGAATTACTTTGATTCCGTTAAACTGGGACTTTTTCAAGCCATCGCCATGATCCCCGGTGTGTCCAGATCAGGAGCCACTATTATGGGTGGCCTGACACTTGGCATGAACAAAAAAGAAGCAGCTGAATTTTCATTTTTCTTAGCTGTCCCCACAATGGCCGCAGCCTGCGGATACAAACTTTTAAAAATCTATAAGACCATCGACGCCGCACAAATCAATCTGCTTTTGGTCGGTGGATTTGTGGCTTTTGTGGTGGCGATGCTTGCGATCAAATTTTTTATCGGTATAGTAGCTCGCTATGGATTTCGCGGGTTTGGCTATTACCGCATTGTTCTGGGTCTCGTGATTTTGGTCATGATTTATTCTGGAATCGAGTTAAAGCTTACATAACACTTAATAAGGGAGCACACGATGGATAAGGGGTTGGTCAAAGAATCTTCGGTTGTAAGTCATGATTTAGCAGAGCTCTTTAATCAAACAGCCTTCCTTATGCCGAACTGGAAATGGTTCGGTTTAGCCCTTGTTATTGTCCTCGGTTTTTTTCTTCATCCCGTCTTTAAGTTTGTCCTGCGACAAATTAAAAATCACAATCCCATTGCACGACGTTTCCCGGACAGCTTTACCGGGCACATCGTGACTCAACCCATTGAACGTCCTATCGCGTGGTTATTAACCATCGCCCTTTGGCTGATCGGCGGCAATGCTATCGGGTTGCCGGAAAAATTAAATCGCTATTACGACAATACACTGACCTTCTTTTTAGCGATCAACATCATCGTCCTTTTATTTTACTGCGTGGATGCGATGAAAGATGTACTGACTAAAGTCAGCATCAAAAACTCAAGCTCTTACAACTATGGCGGGCAGCTGATCCCCTATGCCTCAAAGGCCTTGAAGGTTTTAATTTTTGTTCTAGGAGTCCTGATCGCGTTGCAAAGCTTCGGACTGAATGTGATGTCACTGCTAGCGGGTCTTGGTTTAGGGGGCTTGGCTTTAGCTCTGGCCGCCCAAGACACGGCCGCCAATGTGTTTGGTTCGGTCTCTATCATGCTGGACAATCCCTTTAAGGTGGGGGACTGGATCAAAACAAAAGACACCGAAGGAACCGTTGAAGAAATCGGTTTTCGTTCCACTCGCATTCGCACGTTTTATAACTCGGTGGTGACTTTACCTAATGCCACTATCGCAAAAGAACTTATCGACAACATGGGCGTTCGGCCCGCTCGCCGCATTCGTCAGGTTTTAGGCATTACCTACGAAACACCCATCCCGATGATCACAAAGTTCTGCGATCAAGTGCGAGAGAAAATTAAGTCTCACGATAAGGTAAATCCCGACACGGTCACCGTGGCGTTTAATAATTTTAATCAGTCGTCCTTAGATGTTTTAGTGAAT from Bdellovibrio bacteriovorus encodes:
- a CDS encoding S8 family serine peptidase, whose product is MKRALFLGALLLGSQAFAGEYLVKYTNTGALNMITTMTATKVATIQMTDHNERANLVKVDINKKHEAQALASLLSQPGVEYVVPNFKIHAFTAPVDAAALKEQWAISKVQAEKAWQRAGNKGNKSVLVAVIDTGVDYRHPNLAPNMVPGYDFAENDADPMDKTGFQNPGHGTHCAGAVGATGLIDGGIVGLAPDISMMPLRFLDERGSGDLNNAIKAIDYAIEKKVDVISASWGAAVSRSQAQPLVEAVKRADDAGIIFVAAAANDGKNNDVTEMYPANNGFPNSITVAASGSGDAKPSWSNYGTATVHVAAPGENIMSTLPNNKYGNLSGTSMATPLVSGLVALMKSQDKSLTGAQIRAILQTTGAKVAIETACNCRVDAYGAVDAVMSKKMTIVPSAATVKTSETLPLQVLNGKAPFKFASSNASVATVSDNGTFTAVSNGSTVITVTDADGKTASTLNMNVGAKSSNPPSQPPGGGDPGNPGEPGECPLGDPQLCQIICQIQPDLPFCQ
- a CDS encoding dihydroorotase; amino-acid sequence: MKTYDLILKGGTCLLPNPSGTGLIEQLADVAISNGRIEKIADLINEPAAKVMNLKGLHVLPGVIDSQVHFREPGLEHKEDLETGTRAAVLGGVTTIFEMPNTNPSTTTKEAFEDKLNRAKNRAHANYAFFMGGAHDNVDKIAQLEMLPHCSGVKIFMGSSTGTLLVEDDDTLEKILMQGHRRVIFHSEDEMRLRERKHIAVEKADPHFHHVWRDVETAVNSTRRLLRLARKTGRRIHVLHISTGDEMEMLKEAKDIATVEVLPQHLTLFAPDCYDKLGTYAQQNPPIREKHHLERIWKAVLDGTVDVIGSDHAPHTKEEKNRPYPASPSGVPGVQTLVPIMLNHVHEGRMPLKRFVEMVTENPRKVFGVKNKGRLEVGYDADITVVDLKKKKTITNDWIASRCGWTPFDGMQVTGWPTHTIVGGHIVMENDQVVMPSMGQAVDFIETSK
- a CDS encoding undecaprenyl-diphosphate phosphatase, translating into MDFVHAIILGIVEGITEFLPISSTGHMIIASSLMGIEDNQFTKAFEVIIQFGAILSVLVLYWKRFLPNWSFYKKLFVAFLPIAIIGFFAKDLVEHMLGSVQVVAWSLIIGGVILVWSDRWFSHLTTEGQGRTFKDMNYFDSVKLGLFQAIAMIPGVSRSGATIMGGLTLGMNKKEAAEFSFFLAVPTMAAACGYKLLKIYKTIDAAQINLLLVGGFVAFVVAMLAIKFFIGIVARYGFRGFGYYRIVLGLVILVMIYSGIELKLT
- a CDS encoding enoyl-CoA hydratase-related protein; translated protein: MGFYSQIFTHLKASRADSVLWLSLDNQEFSNAISLEMVTSLTTVLREADQDPNIRVVVIRGQGNVFCAGGDVKAMKAQTGMFAGESNELRLRYIHGIQQIPKVMEEFSKPLIAMVNGAAIGAGCDLAMMCDLRVGCENSKFGETFVKLGLVPGDGGAFFLQRVIGYSKAMQMSLTGEMVSGEEVKNWGLVNYFTEAAHLEAETQRIAVKIAENPPIAVQMTKKAVKLAQRSDLSTILELSAAYQGITQRTQDHFTALEAMTNKSTTAYTGK
- a CDS encoding HEAT repeat domain-containing protein, with the translated sequence MKQIFVASLGFTLLCSSVLAANTRPSSSTLTSAMEVLNLPAENRRMLIGEVGEKHYESFITLAFNDKQPMSVRWRALTAAAESRRERATADLMKAGSNREWYMRNAALVALNEVNPAQGEVLAKQLLKDKALVVRSAAVQALEKSTNPTTRDLLWDELNQNYNFKNTQSLWIRPQIIGILNKKPLDRELKIFAQLLSDNDIQVQANAIRGLEKLTGVKLGEEANVAKSVGLWKDYVRKENIQL
- a CDS encoding DoxX family membrane protein — translated: MARFFWIILTLFSPSAFAHVKWFTRESFAKPPITFADLNTPTFWNLFVLSMFTLASLVWLDRRLESWGTYRKMNEYFDQFTSRATLILRVFTGASILLSWQVDSMIAPELHLYSSGWGWYQFALALLLLFRVTTPVAGAGMVVLYIFAATQYGIYHLLDYVVYLAIGIFLFLSNSTDKRIKDLRIPVLYSGLGFSLCWVAMEKLFFPNWGLDVLQQQPALTMGLPPEFFLMACAFVEMSLGYLLIICLLQRPLALVITIVFFTTTAFFGKTEVVGHTLLHGALLVFVVVGQRGTYQPPIAFHKNLGLRMAFASVNFAILFALLAYPYHRLSQQAYDKHQHMMQEAHGHAEESHSDGSR
- a CDS encoding DUF6279 family lipoprotein; its protein translation is MKRIIFSLFAVFILSTTACSRGEFLFRFADDYAASKADRYFDLTSAQKKEFKIEIRKDIDTGKKEAFPKMANRLRQLEKDIKSDDVDPAVFTKAFNEIEKQVKGIGVYFQDTAIKTSLNLSQAQVEHFANEVREDIAKEEKDPAEATEKVEKRYRKNIEYFVGSVTREQNKMIQSFLDKNPYPWRLQNRSQEHVVKQFVVAAQSPDTRKAFVEKFAKDYESVRLPEYRKALSEHQAAFISFLTNDFWKSMSKEQKKTFKENLIARAEQLERIAKQ
- a CDS encoding inner membrane-spanning protein YciB translates to MNSKALGFFFGGLLPVIAFTVIEEYYGVMAGLLAGMVFGCGEIIFELYKYKKIQRITLIGNGLLIGLGVISLISSEGIWFKLQPAIMEGIFAIVLWGSWALKKPLLVYLAEQQGHQFPLIIKEKMSGFTFRIGVFFAIHAALATWAAFSWSTRDWALLKGVGLTVSFVLYLVIEGFILRRSIRKID